The sequence AAGCACCTACATCCCCGTCGGTGCACCTAACATTTGTAGGTTCAAGGATGCATGATTTAACATGAACTgccgcttccttttttctgttgtccATCTTTCAGgacaaaaaggtgaaatgGGTCCAGCAGGTTCAGCAGGTCCAGCAGGTTCAGCAGGTTCAGCAGGTTCAGCAGGTTCAGCAGGTCCAGCAGGTCCAGCAGGTCCAGCAGGTTCAGCAGGTTCAGCAGGTTCAGCAGGTTCAGCCGGTCCAGTAGGTTCAGCCGGTCCAGTAGGTCCAGTTGGTGCACGTGGACCAGCAGGTCCACAGGGTCCACGAGGTGATAAGGGTGAAACAGGTGAAAGAGATTCACCTGTTGTCCCAGGTACTATTCCTGGGATAGGTGGTATTTCTGGTGCTGGTACTCCAGCGGCAGCGGCTGCCGCAACTGCTGCAGCAGCGAAGGCTGCAGCCCCAGGACGTGGAATACCCCTTACCACCACAATTATCCCTTCCGCCGTTGGGGGAACAGCAGCAGTGTTAGCACTTCCCTTAGTTGgtttcttcctatataaggtaaaatattaccgctggaataatataaataataataattcctgtacactatttttatatgaacaaataaaagcaGAATAagatttttttacacatacatgCTTTATACTCATTCCTAACCTTTCTTCTCCAACCCTTCCCTTTATTAGTACACCTCCATATTTTCTCATAAAGATAACTCATctaacagaagaaaaaagaggttcATTAGAAAAGAACGCAACACATCATTATCAGACGACGAAGACTCTTCCACAGAACTTTCAGAACAGGAATCGGAATCAGATTCCACCACAGtatattctattccatacAATAGGTAGTTCATTAAAGAAGGCGAACAAGGAATAGGAGAAGAGAGGGAAggttattcttatttttcttcttttaaaaagaatggaaaaaaagaaaaagtaaatagaaaaaaagaacaaataagggtaaaaaaaagtgtacagtATAATTTAATAGTGCGCGTACAGGAACTAGCACAAagtgtaataataatatggaaaaaaaagaagtgaaaatgcTCAATCTAAAAGTAAGTGCATACACTATATGAACATGTTTTAAGTAAAATGTTAGGTAGATgtggaacatttttttgttaggGTAAATattacaatttaaaaattttcactttaggAGGGGAAATGAATTACATTTTAAGGTAAGGGCACAATTATAttttaagtgaaaaaattatattttaggtaagtaaaattttcactttagagggaaaaagaatgaaaattgTTTAATATGATAAAtagggggggggaggaatatatatatgttattctttttttttttttttttttttcacattttcacattttcctaAGAATTTCAACTTTTAAATTGAGGAGGagtgaaggggaaggggaaagtaattgaaggaaaataattagCATATTCACATAGAATTCATGTTCACATGGTAAATGCATGTAATCATAGTAGGGAGTGTGGAATGTAGTGCTCCATAAATTGGGGATCAGAAGTATATGTTCCCATAGGAATGAATCTtaatgaataatttttacatacgtgcaaaaatattctttGATGCATagaacataattttttttagaaattttttcactttaaagGAAGAtatgttttttaaaaggtaaaaattatatttcataaaaaaagaataaataagagTAGTAAAGAATGTAATAATAACAGTGAAGGGCGCTTACAAGAAGTATAGtagtgtaaaaaggaaaaaaagcagaaaaaaagaaagaacaaataagaaACATACGCCACATACCACAAAACCACTCTCGTTCCTTCAACTTACCATGCTATCTTCTCCTTATTTTATGTATTCAATAATTaatattccacatatattttacatataaataatatatgtacattcaaGTAATTCTTATTTACGATAAATTATATTCTGtaggaataagaaaaaaaaaaataaataaaaatattcatcaAATGAATAAGTACAGAGGGAAATATGTTTCAATATGAGTATGTTATATGAATTctcaacaaaaaaaggaaaagtggaacaaagaataaggaaaaaatgtcaaatgaGGTAAGGACGAATGAAAGAATAGTATAAGTAAAATGTGCTGTGTATATTATACGTTAGAAtaatatacgtatatatgtgtaaagtataatatacattgtaatttttgaTGTCCACAGGGAAATTGTAAAGATGAAGGGAGCTCCAGGAAACTTTACGAAAACATTGAAGGACAAGCTAAGGGGAATTCATGTAGTATTGATGTTGACAGAGTCAGGAACCAATTAGAAAGTGAAATAGAGGAGCTTCAGAACCATGAAACGGACCTGCAGAAAATTATGCATGCCTGGTGTAGTAGGGCAAacgcagaaaaaacaaagaggaTTTTCATATATGACAACAcctccttttattattggttgggagatATTGTATCCAAGGCAATATCAGGCAATGACAACTTCGGGGATGTTATGGCCACCCTGTACAATAAACTGAAAGAACATTTAGGTGACAACGGATGTTATGATTTATGCCCAGGTATAAGCAAAGAGGAGtatggaaaattaaaacatttatacatttacTCCAATAATTTTAGACAAATACAAAGGAGAGTTAATGTGGTGAAGGATAAGTGTAACGAAAATTGCAGAAAGTATTTAGAAGGAATCAGGGACGAATatgataaaataaggaaCGACTGTATAAGTGGGGGGCAGAAGTTTCCATGCTGTACCACATTTGGAAGTATGTTTCCTGGCTACAATAGAGGAAGTAACAAAGAACAGAGAGAACCGTCGAAACTACTAACCCAATTaggggagaagaaggaatgtgcTGCACCTCCCCCACCAGAACCAGCACGACCAGCAGCTCCAGGAGGACAGTTACATCCTAAACCTGGTGGTGTCTCCTATAACCCCGGTTCTTCCGGTaccggttctacaggaacctggaatccaggttcttctggtaccggttctACTGGCAAccagaacactggtagtccaagaccaggttctactggaacttggaaccccggttcttctggttcagGTTCCacgggaacttggaacccaggttcttctgcttccggttctacgggaacctggaatccaggttcttctggttccggttctacgggaacttggaacccaggttcttccggttccggttctacgggaacttggaacccaggttcttctgctaccggttccacgggaaaccagaacactggtagtccaagaccaggtTCCGAAGGTGCTGCACCTGGTCCGgatgcttcctcctccagtagcagttcttcctcttctagcAGTAGCTCTTCCTCGAGTTCCAGTTCCACCGATCAgggaccaccacaacaaggtGGGAACAAACCACAAGGTCCACCTCCTCCAGGCAAGCCTCaaggaccaccacaacagGGAGCGAATGGTCATACGGCCACGAGGAGTTTGGAACTTCCGCAGGGTGCACCCCCCTCAGTAGGTACCATGAACATCCCCATTATTCCGTCCGCTGTTGGTGGTGCAGTGGCCGTAGCACTTCCAGCAGccgctttctttttatacagAGTAATGACTACTATACATTTaagaaatgaataatataatgaataaacattatttttatgagCAGACAGATATATAGAATAAGCTATATTTTGTGTAATACATAATgtacatttccttccctttcttccattccatttcttttcagtacacttctttattccatagaaagaagaaaaatagctcccctaaaagaggaaggagataTAGAGATGAAAACTTAAATATGGAACCTGATGATTTCACCGAATATTCCACAACAGATTACAGAGAATCTTCTGCAGCAGATGTAACAGACGAttcaacagaatattctgagGAGGATGAGTCAAGAGAAAGTTCCGTCTCATATACTACACAGTTTacaggagcaggaagaaaTAGGGAGGGGAGGAATATAAATTACCAGAGAATGTAGTGTAACATTGAATATAATGCCTCCCATTCCCCCCCTCTCCCCTACCATATAATTGTTGTCCCTACATTCCATACAGATAGGGAGGGAGACCCTCCCATATTAATGAAGGTGAGCCCGAAATATTCATTTTACCCTGGTAAGGGAAGGGGGTATATTTCCCGTGGTCtccattccctttttttttttttgctattttgTGTGGTCCCccatatcttttttttttccgttcctaCATGTACGAAATAGTGAACGCTCTCCCCTGCCCCTCTCCCCTCAAGGaaaattgtacatatgtccaaataagaacaaaatcCTCCTGCACTGTGTACTTGGTGTctttaataaattttaaggATACATCAAGTCGTGCACGTTCTGCCGAATTCTTAGATTCTTTTCCTTTGGTATTTATACCGTTTGAAAAAGTAGGTTTGCAGAACTCTTacgttttcccccccttctgcCACGAATAGTGAGCATCCCCAACAGGATGCCCCATGTTATGCGGGGTACATTATTCAGGGATGTACCCAAATTACTACGTAATGTTTGTCCCCTATAATTTTCCTTAACGCTTAAAGAGGAAACGTTCTGCCAAACTAAAAAAGGCAAActtcaaaaatgaatatattttttacaaaattttactGAAATCAAGTTTTTAGAGAAAAAGTATTACAAAAACATAGggtactacaaaaaaaaaagtggtacATTGTGGCGGGAAAGTGTAAAATGCGGTAGGTAaatcttcacaaaaaaaatcggAACTTCCCAGGCCACCGACTTGTGGCATAAACACAAAGGGAtgcggaaggggaaaaaagaaaaaaaatgaactccCGATTGGGTGTAAGCCACAAATGAGCGTGCACCAGGTAATGATAGGCAATCCATtcgaatttaaaaaattaaaaataagtgggaaatatttaaaaaaaaggagcaaccGTTCTGCGAAGATGTGCGGAGGGAAGGCACATTCCTCCTGAGGAATACACTCACTCCCTGCATGTTACATTTGCTTCCGCGGAATGGTCAGgcgaaaattttgttttccaaaatttcgGAAACGCTACTATACTGATCGTCCAGGTCGAGCGATAAAGACCGCTTCAAAATTTCAATCAGGTAAATATTTTTGGCATTGATTTTGATCTGATTAAAATCTATTTTGATGTTCCGCagtttttcaatttccttCAAATTATTGTCCAGAAGGCAactatttttgcaaaaataaatattattattcattagGTGTACGTCCATTAATTTTACGAAATAAGTGCAGGTTACGTTATGgaacaggaaggaaaaaggaatgactatgtctttattttttttcatcacttCATTTTGCCATTTGTTGATACTTTTCCCTTCAAACATATaggggaaatttttaaaaagaattaaaaaaatagtaactCCAATGCTATATATGTCTGTCCTTATGCTATATATTCCCTTCAAGCAGTCCGGAGACATGTACTCCTTCGTCCCAACAATCAGATCGTTGCAAATTACTTTGTCCCCTTCGTTAATGAACGTCTTCTGCGTGTTGCCTGTGCATGCAGATAGGAGTCCATTCTCTATCTGACttatataattgtaattaatGGACGTTGTTTTCTTGCTGTTCCTGTGAATCATTATATAACTATCCGAGTAGGGAGGGTACATGATACAATTTTTCCGGTCTTCACTATTTCTCACAAATTTGTTCGTGTACGTGTTATTCGAGTAGAAGTTGTTCGTCAGGAACTGGCTTCCCCTCAGCACATTTCTCCCCCTCTTTGTAGCGTCCTCGGTCGTAATACATTCGCAGTTGTATGAGTGCTCCGGAAGGGCTTTGTACACTTGCATGGAATTGGTGTGTACGCTGTTTTGGGCGAAGCTGGGATTGGTTAAGCTGCCATTGGTGCAGTAAGCTTGGGCGCAGTTCCCACTGGTGAAATCCACTTTGGTGATATCCACCTTGGCGGCCTCGCCCCCCCTCCCGCAGCTACCAAAGTCATCCTCGTCGAACCCCCCCTTCGTGTCACTGCCATACAAGCAGCTTCCCTTCCACACAGGTACATCAAGCTCCCCATACATGTAAACACACATATCAAAATCAATTATGACAAGCTTCTCGAAATCCTTATCCTTGAACATGAGGTTGTCCAGCTTAATATCTCTGTGAATGATCGAATTTGCATGCAGAGCGTTAATTCCGTTCAGTAGTTGGCAAATAATATCCTTCGCCTTCTCGAAAGGAATTTCCTCCTTCGACACATATTCGACGAGGTCTGTCCCTTCACATAATTCCATGACAATGAAAAAGTGAGAAGGGCCCTCCAGGACATCATAAATCTTCACTACATTATCGTTACTAATCTTCTGCACAATTCTGTaaatacttatatatgtactgtAGCTCATAATGGAGAGCTGCTTTTCTTTGTTCACACTTTTGATGGCCACGTATCTTCTGTTGTTTGGGTCGAAGCACTTATATACAAAATTGGAACTGTTATCCTTTATCAGTTTTACCAATTTGAAGTTGTTCCAAATGTCTTCGCAGCTTCGTAGGCATTCCACAAATTTGTTTTCGCTGTGCAGGACACAGTTTAGATCGTTTTGATTTATGCTATTTCTCTCGCTATTTCGATACACCCATTTTTTATCCGAATGGTCAATCTTTTTGTCGTCTTCCTTGGGAATATTGTACCTTCCTCTGTGTGTTTCACTCCTTTTGACCATCCAGCATGGGTCCCTCCCCCCATGGTCATACATTCGGTGATtgtctttttctcttcttcctttttccccccctagTTTATGAGAGTTCACTCCAAAGGTTTTCTCAGCCCTGACCCATTCCTCGTGACTATCATATTCAGGGAGGGTCGTCTCCCCTTCCACTTCGCTAGCCTCTTCCGTTTGATCACTCTTAACGTTCTCCTGAAAATACGATTGCCACATTTTTGTTGCTCTTCCTCGAtgatttctattttttcctagattgcacattttgtaaTGATTTCTCCTGTTGTGTGTTTTTCTGacacttattttttcctttcccccaaTAGGACCACACTTCCtggtatgcatttttttaacggGGGTTTTACCTTCACATGTGGGAAACACAATGGACCACTTACCGGTTTGCTTTGCTCTTCGCATTGTTCTGCTTTTTAGCGAATAGTCCAGCTCAACTGTGCTATATATTTTGTCCCATTTGGTTAATTCTGTTCCACCGTGCGTGTTTATGCAGCTCCTTCTagttttccctcctttttgcttcctaCCTGCGCTCATATCATTCGAAACTGTCGAATTTAGAGTTGTGTTTTCCTCCTGTATACCTTTTATCGTACCCATAGAAGAAGGGTCTCCCCCGGattcttcacaaaaatgagTCCCCACattattttccttaaaaaaggacATACTTGTTTTATCAGCGTGGCGCCCTTCGTGAACCCCTTTAAAGGaatgcttcccctttttcctgttcCTGACACTGTCTTTCGTGTGGTCATTATTTAGGTTGACCCTTCTGTGCAATGCTGCATCAGTGGTCGTAACAGTCCCCCGATGagtctttttttctgccctaCCAATTCGCACTACAGACTTTCCCATCCTGCTCATagtgcaaaaaagggagctaTCCACAAGATTAACGAACATTTGACATAATTCAATTATACCCCTtaagtatttatttttggcaactcttttttccataattGTGGTAACGTTTGTCTGATGGAAAGGTTTCACGTTCCTCTGATCAACAAATCTTTTGtgtctaatttttttcatttctagCATTTGGACAACCCGCACACTTTGCTTAACCAGTTTATTGAACAGTCTTAGTGATCTTCTTTTACGAGTTTCCAAAATGGGATCATTATAGATGCATTTGCTTCTGTTTATTCTGCTCATTTGGCGCTTATACAGATGGTGCAGTTCTCCGCACATGGGTGTGACGTGCAATGGTCC is a genomic window of Plasmodium coatneyi strain Hackeri chromosome 1, complete sequence containing:
- a CDS encoding Calcium-dependent protein kinase 3; this encodes MKIHKCFMCNYFLKIVKRKRKRKKYTGSRNALVRRGRQGEPDDLQGTHSNSTNRSRSSFLETDPEEQVLPALREVASKENIKSSDDSRAVELNVDGSCHFSCLPICSFSCDHNGYLNERCDNNGSEESADAGSCIESNPHGVKHHIDQHNQKKEKEANYSCMLLHVCEKNKKSPPCLKTLIRRKDINANYSLDRHYLTFVAQYRIGQIKKDIMRVICFVRFFLSRRKNQRAINLMQQVSKWEGGPLHVTPMCGELHHLYKRQMSRINRSKCIYNDPILETRKRRSLRLFNKLVKQSVRVVQMLEMKKIRHKRFVDQRNVKPFHQTNVTTIMEKRVAKNKYLRGIIELCQMFVNLVDSSLFCTMSRMGKSVVRIGRAEKKTHRGTVTTTDAALHRRVNLNNDHTKDSVRNRKKGKHSFKGVHEGRHADKTSMSFFKENNVGTHFCEESGGDPSSMGTIKGIQEENTTLNSTVSNDMSAGRKQKGGKTRRSCINTHGGTELTKWDKIYSTVELDYSLKSRTMRRAKQTGKWSIVFPTCEGKTPVKKMHTRKCGPIGGKEKISVRKTHNRRNHYKMCNLGKNRNHRGRATKMWQSYFQENVKSDQTEEASEVEGETTLPEYDSHEEWVRAEKTFGVNSHKLGGEKGRREKDNHRMYDHGGRDPCWMVKRSETHRGRYNIPKEDDKKIDHSDKKWVYRNSERNSINQNDLNCVLHSENKFVECLRSCEDIWNNFKLVKLIKDNSSNFVYKCFDPNNRRYVAIKSVNKEKQLSIMSYSTYISIYRIVQKISNDNVVKIYDVLEGPSHFFIVMELCEGTDLVEYVSKEEIPFEKAKDIICQLLNGINALHANSIIHRDIKLDNLMFKDKDFEKLVIIDFDMCVYMYGELDVPVWKGSCLYGSDTKGGFDEDDFGSCGRGGEAAKVDITKVDFTSGNCAQAYCTNGSLTNPSFAQNSVHTNSMQVYKALPEHSYNCECITTEDATKRGRNVLRGSQFLTNNFYSNNTYTNKFVRNSEDRKNCIMYPPYSDSYIMIHRNSKKTTSINYNYISQIENGLLSACTGNTQKTFINEGDKVICNDLIVGTKEYMSPDCLKGIYSIRTDIYSIGVTIFLILFKNFPYMFEGKSINKWQNEVMKKNKDIVIPFSFLFHNVTCTYFVKLMDVHLMNNNIYFCKNSCLLDNNLKEIEKLRNIKIDFNQIKINAKNIYLIEILKRSLSLDLDDQYSSVSEILENKIFA